The Peptococcaceae bacterium 1198_IL3148 genome contains a region encoding:
- a CDS encoding YcdB/YcdC domain-containing protein — MLKKVLPLVGVLLLTLLLCGTALAAEQPAIADRQQALEVAKKLLPEVVTDKNFDAEYSENDYQGKRVWQLSLHHDGGRPGYHTWIHISIDADTGDLLNYHYNPAPSINAGGNQVVSKDKAQEIAVKFIKRMQPVLFSQMRLEESSHLNNYYNQGDLNLTYYFNWVRIINGIPSQRDGVSVQVDAVTGNIIGYSFNWTDDVKAPQANEKILTKQQVTDLVVENQGFYPTYQIEPDNTAQLVYQLNSRTLNFDAFTGDPVDFNGTVKKADENKVFTVQFNPEIGSKAIRMVAPAEKIDPIEGQRIAEKFFEKMGFKGEVRHSGGGSSVGPGFRHEHWTYSIEREEQNRRLYDVNVGVDVFTGAIVSYRNYSEETNKSEKTISEEQAAMKAEKFIKELIGNNVKYLPREVPQYYIIDDEENYHFEYSTLLNGVPIEGSSIIVAVNRYSGEIVSYNYRPVYVKAPKLEAVISPAEAAEALKKANPFKLSYVNMANDRFNPTNQLALVYQLDNIRGVDAHTGQLLTGAGTGQSVSAQLENHWAKASLELLAVSGLLPETDFTPDGEVTRRQAIKILTAASQYYYGDDGAPLRFNDVVANDADIESIRRAVQLGMFENQGQLNPDALLTREQLAVWLVNGIGYREIADLPVKMEINFKDQNSITDQYKNHVAIAAGLGLFSGDKNGNFNPQQPVTWAELATIVTRVAPKLNAER, encoded by the coding sequence GTGTTAAAAAAAGTTTTACCTTTGGTGGGTGTGTTGCTACTCACCCTATTGTTGTGTGGCACTGCTCTGGCGGCGGAACAACCAGCCATAGCCGATAGGCAACAAGCGTTGGAAGTGGCTAAAAAGTTGTTACCCGAGGTAGTAACTGACAAAAACTTTGATGCGGAATATAGTGAAAATGATTACCAAGGGAAGCGGGTGTGGCAACTCAGCTTGCATCATGACGGGGGCAGACCTGGTTATCACACTTGGATTCATATAAGTATTGATGCGGATACCGGAGACCTACTAAATTACCATTACAATCCAGCACCGTCAATTAACGCTGGAGGCAATCAGGTTGTAAGCAAAGATAAGGCTCAGGAGATCGCCGTAAAATTTATTAAACGTATGCAACCGGTTTTGTTTAGTCAAATGCGTCTAGAAGAAAGCAGTCACTTAAACAATTATTACAATCAAGGCGACCTCAACTTGACTTATTATTTTAACTGGGTGCGGATAATTAATGGGATACCATCCCAAAGGGATGGCGTTAGTGTCCAGGTGGATGCGGTAACGGGTAACATAATTGGTTATAGCTTTAACTGGACCGATGATGTCAAAGCGCCACAGGCCAATGAAAAAATCCTAACTAAGCAACAGGTGACTGATTTAGTGGTGGAGAATCAAGGGTTCTATCCAACATATCAAATAGAACCGGATAACACTGCTCAATTGGTTTATCAACTGAATAGCCGGACATTAAATTTTGACGCTTTTACTGGTGATCCAGTGGATTTTAACGGCACAGTAAAAAAGGCTGACGAAAACAAAGTGTTTACAGTTCAATTTAATCCCGAAATCGGTAGCAAAGCAATAAGGATGGTGGCACCCGCAGAAAAGATTGACCCCATAGAAGGGCAAAGGATTGCCGAAAAGTTTTTTGAAAAAATGGGCTTTAAGGGAGAGGTGCGCCATTCAGGCGGTGGCAGTAGCGTGGGACCAGGCTTCAGACATGAGCACTGGACATATAGCATAGAGCGGGAAGAACAAAATCGGCGACTATATGATGTGAATGTCGGCGTTGATGTTTTTACAGGCGCAATTGTAAGTTACCGAAACTACAGTGAAGAGACAAATAAGTCTGAAAAAACAATATCTGAAGAACAAGCGGCTATGAAAGCAGAAAAATTTATCAAAGAGCTAATCGGTAATAATGTTAAGTACCTGCCTAGGGAAGTACCTCAATACTATATCATTGATGATGAAGAAAATTACCATTTTGAATATAGTACGTTATTGAATGGTGTGCCCATTGAGGGGAGTAGCATAATTGTAGCAGTAAATCGCTATTCCGGTGAAATAGTGAGTTATAATTATCGACCGGTATATGTAAAAGCTCCTAAATTAGAGGCAGTAATCAGTCCGGCAGAGGCGGCCGAAGCCCTTAAAAAAGCTAATCCATTCAAATTAAGTTATGTAAATATGGCAAATGACAGATTTAATCCTACCAATCAGTTGGCGTTAGTTTACCAGTTGGATAATATCCGAGGTGTTGATGCCCACACCGGTCAATTATTAACCGGTGCCGGCACCGGTCAGTCTGTTTCTGCACAGCTGGAAAACCATTGGGCCAAAGCATCGTTGGAGTTATTAGCGGTCAGCGGGTTGCTACCGGAAACAGATTTTACCCCCGATGGTGAAGTAACCCGGCGACAGGCCATCAAGATATTGACGGCTGCTTCTCAATATTATTATGGTGATGACGGTGCACCATTGCGCTTTAACGATGTGGTTGCTAACGATGCGGACATAGAATCCATTAGAAGGGCAGTTCAACTGGGAATGTTTGAAAATCAAGGGCAATTAAATCCCGATGCATTGCTCACTAGAGAGCAGTTGGCAGTGTGGTTAGTGAACGGCATTGGCTACCGCGAAATTGCTGATTTGCCGGTAAAAATGGAAATTAATTTTAAAGATCAAAATAGCATCACCGATCAATATAAAAACCATGTTGCCATAGCCGCTGGTTTAGGACTATTCAGCGGTGACAAAAATGGCAATTTTAATCCTCAACAGCCAGTGACATGGGCAGAGTTGGCCACCATAGTCACCAGGGTGGCCCCTAAATTAAATGCAGAGCGCTAA
- a CDS encoding MerR family transcriptional regulator, whose translation MEYTVQRLARLAGVSTRTLRYYDEIDLLKPARINSSGYRIYGQKEVDRLQQIMFYRELGLDLASIKEIITAPSFDEVKALREHREKLLEKRTQLDTLIANVDKTIASTEGRINMSDQEKFAGFKKQMMEQNEKKYGKEVREKYGEEIVERSNAKLMNMTEEQYNELQRINGHFTETLKAAFASGDPAGELAQRAADLHRQWLSFYWPSYSKEAHAGVAQMYVDDKRFTAYYDQEQPGTAKFLRDAIFIYTGKK comes from the coding sequence ATGGAATACACAGTGCAAAGATTGGCCAGGTTAGCAGGGGTTAGCACCAGAACGCTAAGATATTATGATGAAATTGACCTTCTTAAGCCGGCAAGAATTAATTCATCGGGATATCGCATTTATGGTCAAAAGGAAGTTGATCGACTGCAACAAATAATGTTTTATCGCGAGCTGGGTTTAGACTTGGCAAGCATCAAGGAGATCATCACCGCCCCTTCCTTTGATGAAGTTAAGGCCCTGAGGGAACACCGGGAAAAACTGTTGGAAAAAAGAACCCAATTGGATACCTTAATCGCCAACGTGGATAAAACCATTGCGTCAACAGAAGGGAGAATTAATATGAGTGATCAAGAAAAATTTGCGGGTTTTAAGAAACAGATGATGGAGCAAAACGAGAAAAAATACGGCAAAGAAGTTAGAGAAAAGTATGGTGAGGAGATAGTTGAACGGTCCAATGCTAAGTTGATGAACATGACCGAGGAACAATATAACGAGTTGCAGCGGATCAATGGTCATTTTACAGAAACGCTAAAGGCGGCCTTTGCCAGCGGAGACCCAGCGGGGGAACTGGCCCAACGGGCGGCAGATTTACATCGCCAGTGGCTAAGTTTTTATTGGCCCAGCTACAGCAAGGAAGCCCATGCCGGTGTGGCCCAAATGTATGTGGATGATAAAAGATTTACCGCCTATTATGATCAAGAGCAACCTGGCACTGCAAAGTTTTTGAGGGATGCCATCTTTATATACACCGGCAAAAAATAA